One genomic region from Chrysemys picta bellii isolate R12L10 chromosome 18, ASM1138683v2, whole genome shotgun sequence encodes:
- the WDR31 gene encoding WD repeat-containing protein 31 isoform X4 has product MMWELHRNSGPSQHFPGHDLVVTGLAVSPDSLQLCTGSRDNTMCKWDIETGECLRRAAISRNLVTHLCWVPAEPYVIQTSEDKTIRIWDSRELQVAHRFPVKQYIQTYCDVSQDGRYCISSSNGFGGEGCEATLWDLRQTRSRVREYKGHFQTTASCVFLPNGVGLIPVVATSSHDCMVKVWNQDSGACLVTLCLDGSGPLASLAVCDSSTLLCASFNSGIHLLRINSVKGLELQEVATF; this is encoded by the exons ATGATGTGGGAGCTACACAGGAACTCGGGGCCGAGCCAGCACTTCCCAGGACATGACTTGGTTGTAACTGGACTGGCGGTGAGCCCAG ATTCTTTACAGCTGTGCACAGGTTCACGGGACAACACCATGTGCAAGTGGGACATAGAGACCGGGGAGTGTCTGCGGAGAGCTGCCATCTCCAGGAATCTG GTAACACACCTGTGCTGGGTTCCTGCAGAGCCGTATGTCATCCAGACGTCAGAGGATAAAACAATCAG GATCTGGGACAgccgggagctgcaggtggcccaTAGGTTCCCGGTAAAGCAGTATATTCAGACCTACTGTGATGTAAGCCAGGATGGCCGGTATTGCATCAGCAGCAGCAATGGCTTTGGTGGGGAGGGCTGCGAAGCCACA CTGTGGGACCTAAGGCAGACAAGAAGCCGAGTGCGTGAGTACAAGGGGCATTTCCAAACCACAGCATCCTGTGTCTTCCTTCCCAACGGTGTGGGTCTGATCCCAGTCGTTGCCACTTCATCACATGACTGCATGGTGAAGGTCTGGAACCAAGACAGCGGAG CCTGCCTGGTCACCTTGTGTCTCGACGGATCTGGACCCCTTGCTTCCCTGGCTGTCTGTGACAGCTCCACACTTCTCTGTGCCAGCTTCAACTCAGGAATTCACTTACTCAGAATAAACAGCGTTAAAGGCCTGGAGCTCCAGGAGGTGGCAACGTTCTGA